AGAGTTCTTGAGAAATTAAGGTTACGTTTTTTttacgtttttaatttttaattttgaattttaaaatttaaatttatttttagttttcaattttaatagtctattttcaaaaaactaaaaacgtgtttttttttcattttaaaaataatttcttaaaacaaaaaaattaaaaaacaagtttattttagaattttgagaaaaattattttatgatattttattcaataaatttgattattaaatgataaaattaattatttttaataaaattttattattaaaataaaataataaatttaattaataaattactgatATCTAGTGATAattcatattaaatattattatatataatatgtgtaatatactatatattattctatatttttaattataatatagatatattatattttttaaattttaaataaatatataattttatttttaaaatttaagaatatttttttttctcttttcttttttagagccaaaatgtgaaaaatagattgtgtttttcatgttttgaactTAGAGATTATTTTGGCcgaaaacaatcaaaataacatttattgttttgaatttttttatttatttttaaaaataataaaataaatatatttttattattttaaaaattaaaaaataacttaaaaacaagtGAAGAGGGCCTAAATTTTCTAAGCCCTTTATCCTCCCCCTATATGCACTTATTTATATCCATTTGAGTGGGGGACATGGAAACGATCCATATAAGATTCAGAGATATCTTTCCCACTTCACAAACTTACACAAAGATGAACTTCCTTCGTGCCATGTTCACCTTCATAGCAGCTGCCCTGCTACCTCCCTTCCTTGCTCTCTCAGCTCTATTATTGAGAATCTTCATTGGCAAATCCATTAGAAGCCCAAAATATCCCCCGGTGGCCGGAACTGTATTTCATCAGCTTCTCTACTTCGGTTGGCTCTATGATTACCAAGCCAAAGTGGCCAAAACATGTCCTACCTTCCGGCTTCTCGCCCCGGGTCAAAGCTTAATATACACCACTGACATACGAAACATCGAGCACATACTCAAAACCAAGTTCGAGAAATACTCCAAGGGTCAGTATACCCAAGATATACTGAGAGACTTGTTCGGCCAAGGGATATTCGCGGTGGATGGCGACAAGTGGAGGCACCAGAGGAAGCTTGCAAGCTTTGAGTTCTCTACTAGAGTATTGAGAGATTTCAGCTGTGCAGTTTTCAGAAGGAATTCTGCCAAATTGGTCAGATTTATTTCCGAGTTGTCAGCGGCCGACAAGGTTTTCGACATACAAGTAAGTTATCCGATCGAAGAAAGTTAGTTATTCTTGATTTACCAGTTACCCTAAGATTAGAGCTTCATCCAGCAAAGCATTTGGCCTTTTTCTTTCGATTAGCATGCGACGCATCTCCAGTACTCTTCCTTCAACTGATGATTAAGGCTTCGAATCTGTGGGGTGTTGCAGGATTTGCTAATGAGGTGCACCTTGGACTCGATGTTTAAAGTAGGGTTTGGAGTGGACTTGAATTGCCTGGAGAGATCAAGCAAGGACGGGAGTGCTTTTATCAAGGCCTTCGATGACTCAAACGAATTGGTATCCTGGCGCTTTGTGGATCCATTTTGGAAGCTGAAAAAGTTTATGAACACTGGCTCTGAAGCCTCCCTTAAGAAGAATGTCAAAGTCATCGATGATTTTGTTCATTCCTTAATCAGCACCAAGAAAACACTGCTAGAAGCGCAACACGCCAATGTGAGTACCAAAACCGGCATTTTGTTTATCCTACCATTTTCCCTTAGTTCT
This window of the Diospyros lotus cultivar Yz01 chromosome 5, ASM1463336v1, whole genome shotgun sequence genome carries:
- the LOC127800986 gene encoding cytochrome P450 704C1-like → METIHIRFRDIFPTSQTYTKMNFLRAMFTFIAAALLPPFLALSALLLRIFIGKSIRSPKYPPVAGTVFHQLLYFGWLYDYQAKVAKTCPTFRLLAPGQSLIYTTDIRNIEHILKTKFEKYSKGQYTQDILRDLFGQGIFAVDGDKWRHQRKLASFEFSTRVLRDFSCAVFRRNSAKLVRFISELSAADKVFDIQDLLMRCTLDSMFKVGFGVDLNCLERSSKDGSAFIKAFDDSNELVSWRFVDPFWKLKKFMNTGSEASLKKNVKVIDDFVHSLISTKKTLLEAQHANNDKEDILSRFLVESEKDPEGMNDRYLRDIILNFLLAGKDSSANTLSWFFYMLCKNPLIQEKTAREVKQVTGSQCDPASIDDFIENITDEVLEKMHYLHSALTETLRLYPAVPVDGRCAEEDDILPDGYQLKKGDDVYYMSYAMGRMPYIWGDDAEDFKPERWLDNNGIFQPQSPFKFIAFHAGPRMCLGKDFAYRQIKIMSMALLRFFRFKLADETRNVTYRTMLTLHISGGLHLCATPRTGLS